CCAACCAGGAGCCTCTTGAACACATCGAAGCGCATGATGAGGATGAAGGCGATGGCGAAGATGCCGAGCCTTTCCAGAAGATGAATGATGAGGTTGAGCATTGACTCCCCCGCAAATTCCAGGACTATTGGAAATTCCAGTCATCGCCCATCTTGACACGTTTCGTCAAGGTTTATTATGCAGGACCTGGAACTGCCTGAGGGGAGTGTAATGGGTGGCGGGTTATGGGGAATCTCGGGCAGGGGTAGCCGTTACTGGAATTTTCGCACCGTCTCCAGCAGCTTGTTGGCATCGAAAGGTTTGAATATCCAGCCGCTGGCTCCGGCTGCCTTACCTTCGTTGACCTTGGCTTCCTGGGATACGGTGGAAAGGACGAGGATGGGAACAAATTTCGATTCCTTGCGTTGCCGGAGCTGCTTTACCAGTTCGATGCCATCCATCTCCGGCATGTTCAGGTCGGTGATAACAATGTCAAGATTGATCCCTTCCGTTTTTGCCAGGGCGTCTTTTCCATTGATCCCTTCGATTACAGTGTAGCCGATCCTTCTCAGGGTCAAGGCACACAATTGCCTGACCACGGCGGCATCATCGACAACGAGAGCAGTTTTTGGCATGGCGGGCTCCTTATGCAACACTTATCGGGGCGGTAAGCGGAATCTTTAGCTGGTTTCCATCCGGAAAGGGTTCTTTTCTGCCCTGGCGGCGTCAATCTGCGGGCTTACT
This region of Geotalea daltonii FRC-32 genomic DNA includes:
- a CDS encoding response regulator; its protein translation is MPKTALVVDDAAVVRQLCALTLRRIGYTVIEGINGKDALAKTEGINLDIVITDLNMPEMDGIELVKQLRQRKESKFVPILVLSTVSQEAKVNEGKAAGASGWIFKPFDANKLLETVRKFQ